Sequence from the Phragmites australis chromosome 6, lpPhrAust1.1, whole genome shotgun sequence genome:
TGCTTCACAGAGATAAAGAGGTAGGGAGATATTGCTTCGCTTTTTCGGAAACATGAAGCAAAGGCTTACCAAGTTTTATCCTAAGGAATTTTCAAGTGTGGAATTGATAGGATTTGAACTCCAACTTAAcaagtttattgatgatatgagGAAAGATGATAGATTCAAAGGCCTAAACAATCTTGATGAGCTCTTTATTAGGCTTGTTGAAACGAATAAGCATGTTGTTTATAACTTGGTGTACTTGCTTCTTAAATTGGTATTGATCCTACCGGTGGCGACGGCAAgtgttgaaagagtattttcGGCATTGAGTTTAGTGAAGGATAAGTTGAGAAATAGAATGTGCGATGAGTTGTTGAATGATTGTTTAGTCATATATATCGAGTGAGATATCTTCTCCAAGGTAAGTGAGGATGACATAATCGAGACTTTCATGGCTATGAGAAAACGCAAAGTGAAGAATCTAGAATAGTATCGTAATGATGTAATCTTTCACTTATGTAAGACCTTATGTCGTGTTTAGACTATTTATATTGCGGTTTTACAAATTTGGGATTTATTGTtgaatttacaatattatacCAAATTACCGAATTTGTAGTGtcttttgtcaaattttatactcttttatcgaATTTATGATCTTAAAAATTTGAATGCCTACCCTACGAAAAAATTCTAGATCCGCCACTGAATTGGAAGCCACGTATCGATGAACTAAATAGGATGGGAATGAACGAATCCATTGAGGAATCTGTCATAATTTGCAAGAAAGTAGTTTTGTAGCTACTGGAATTCTAGTAATCTCTTTGTTGTTTCAGGTGAGAAGAGCCCTTCTGATCATGCATCGAAGGGACGAAGTGGAGTATAAGAGAGAGCACCAGGTGATTGTCCGAAAGGCTTGAGGTGGAGTATGAATAAACCCAGGGCATCGCATCTTCAGATTTGTGTATATGTTTATCCAAAACTGCAAGCTCTGCCAGAGGAGGCACGTTTGGGTTGATGTCTAACAGAACTATTATTGTAATCTGGAAGAATGCAAGGTATTTTATTGTCGTAGAAATGTAGTGTAGTTGTATTACAGTAATCTGTCGCTGTAACCTTAAATCATCTACTCTAAGCAATTAGACGATGCTTTAGGGCCAAGGTTCTGAAATTGTATTGCAGGAATTTAATCCAtgattgcaaattttgttttgGGACTTACAGCTATCCGATGACAGATTTAGGGATGAAAAATCTATCATTTTCTGGACCGTTGGATCTCCATCCAGGATCAGATCTGTTTGCATAGTATATAATAGAACTCTAACTTTATCTCATTCACTCGTCTTGTCTCTCTCCCGACCCTGCCCTCGCGCCACCACCCTTCGCCTTGCTGTCTCCGGCATCGGTGCGGCTCATCCTCCTTTGTCGTCCCTCTCTCATTTGTCAATCTATCTTGTCAGCACCCCTCCTCTGTGCATTCCCATGCTGCCACCGATGGATCCGCCGCCCTCGACCGCTAGCACTCCTAACCACTCCAAACTCGACGCTCCTACCACCATCACCAGCTCAACTGGCGGTCCTCCGCCACTCACGACGGGCGGCGCCCCGTTGCCTCGCCCACtgcccgccaccaccgccgggTCGGCAGCCACCCCCATAGCTCCTTCTAAGACGGAGGCTACAAATCTCCCACCAAAATCCCGAACCCTAACCCCTACCCAAAACCCTAACTTCGCCGGAGAAGAAGGGCACGGATCTTGAAGCAAATCCTACGGTACGATATTCGACAATTCTTCTCCCTCAATTTCTGTCAACAGATAATTAGCATTTTCGATTTGTTTACTGATGTGCCAAGACAGACAGTAAGGACCAGAATTCAACTGAGTAAGCAGGGCATGCCTTTTCCGTTCCCATTTCAGCCCTGAAGCAGTGAGTTCACTCAACAGAACTAAAGCAAAGCATAGAGCGAAGCACGGAGAGGTCACTGACTGGTGAAGCTGATTGCTTAAATGCAAGATGAATTCAGGAAGAGTTTACACGTTATACGGACAACAATGCCAAACACTAGTATGAACCTGAAGTAGCAAATATCACTCCACTACACTGAAAAGAGACCAGTGTTCACAACTCTTGCCACCcaaaatacaaatacaaatacaaataaTATCTAAGTCAAAAAACGAGAAGCCGAATTCGTCCTCTCGCTGATCATTCATTCGTATATGCGTGTTTTACACGGTGTAGGTCTGCTGGATCATTCATTCGTATATCTAAGTCAAAAATCGATGGCGTCCGTCTTACACGGTGTAGCTCTGCTGGATTGTCTCGATGTCGAGCCCCTTGAGCTTCACCACCGACTCGACGTGTCCCTTGAGTGTGTGCAGCTCCCTCAGCCTGGCGACCTCGGCACGCTTGGCGGCCTGCTCGGCGAGCTCCGAGAGCTCGCGGTAGCCGGTGTTGTCGTTGAAGAGTTCGGAGGAGGCGTTTGGCTGGTTGAGTCCGTGCAGCGTCCGCTGCGCCGTCGCCCACTGCGCCTCGCGCTCGCCCTTGCCGTAGTCGTTCTTGTTGGTGAAGGCCgtcttgttgttgatgttgttccAGGCCCTGCCGCTGAGCGCGTAGCGGATGATGAACTTGAGCACGTCGAGCGGGACGTAGGTGACGATGCTGAACACCCAGATGGCGGCGCCCCAGCCCCAGCCGATGCCCTGCATCTTGCAGAACTCCCAGTTGGCGTACACGGCGATGCACGTCGCCACCAGCTGCGCCGCGAGGAAGGCCACCACGAGGAGCAGCCCGGGGCGCTCCACGAAGGACCAGCTCCGGGAACGCGTCACGAAGATGAGCGCCTGGCTGATGATGCTCACTTGGAGGTACAGCGCCGCCATCAGCTCCTTATCGTTCTCCTTGATTGACCTCACGCCGAAAGTGTTCTGCATTGCATGGTCAGCGTTAGTTGTACTGTCAGATGACGAAGCCTGGTTGCGCATGGCAGGAACAGCTCGCGAGCTAGGCGTACCGTGAAGAAGTCTGTGTCGTGGgcgaggtagaagaagaggaCGGTGACGAGGGCCATGTAGGTGCCGAGGACGACGCCGGTGGCGAAGATCTCCTTGAGCTTCCACGAGTCAGGTGTCGGCGACGGCTTCACGCGGTCCTTGGAGATGGTCATGATGGTGCCGTCGTTGAGGATGGCGATGATGAGGACCATGAAGGGCGCGAAGTCGAACTTCCAGAGTAGCGCGACGAGCATGAAGCCGAGGACGATACGGATGGTGATGGACACGGCGTAGATGGTGTAGTTCTTCATGCGCTGGAAGATGGCACGGCTGGTGAGTACGGCGCTAACGATCACGCTCAGCCCGGGCTCCGTCAGCACGATGTCCGACGCACTCCGGGCCGCGTCCGTCGCGTCGTCCACGGCGATGCCGATATCGGCCTTTTTCAGCGCCGGAGCATCGTTCACGCCGTCCCCAGTCATGCCGCAGATGTGCTTCCGGTCCTGCAGCCGCTTCACAATCTCGTACTTGTGCTCGGGGAACACCCCGGCGAAGCCGTCGGCCTTCTCGATGAGCTCATCGACGGGGAGGCCGCCCATCTCGCTGGACTTGTCGCCGAGCAAGCTAGTGGAGGGGTACATGTTGTTGCCCATACCGAGGCGGCGCGCGGTCTCCTTGCCGATGGCCAGCTGGTCGCCGGTGATCATCTTGACGTTGACGCCGAGCTGAAGCGCGCGGCGGATGGTCTCGGCGCTGTCGTGCCTCGGCGGGTCGAACAGCGGCAGGAGACCAATGAACTGCCACGGGTCACCGGCGCTCTCCTTGCTCTTCTCCGGCACCTGCTGGTACGCCACGCCCAGCGACCGTAGGCCGCGGTCGGCGTAGCTGTCGATCAAACTGTGGATCCTCTTCTCGGCATCCTTCCTCATCCTGCACAGCTCGATGATCTGCTCGGGCGCGCCCTTGCTGACTCTGTGCCAGTCGCCGTTGGAGTCGATGTAGGTGATGGCAGTGCGCTTCTCCACCGGGTTGAAGGGAAGGAAGTGGACCTCCTTGATGCCGGCGCGGGCCTCCTTGGGGTCGGCGAGCATGCCGACGATGCAGGTGTCGATGGCGTCCTGGTTCTCAACGCGAGAGGCCCTCGCGGCGTAGAGGAGCACCATTTCCTTGTCGACGCCCTTGCCGCACACCTCAATGAGTGTCTTGTCCACGGTGAGCTTGTTGAGGGTAAGGGTACCGGTCTTGTCGCTGCACAGCACGTCCATGCCGGCCATCTCCTCAATGGCGGTCATGCGCTTGGTAATGGCGCCCTGCTGAGACAGGCGGTGGGAGCCGATGGCCATGGTGACCGAGAGCACGGTGGGCATGGCGATGGGGATGCCGCCGATGAGCAGGACGAGGAGGTTGTCGATGCCGTCGCGGTACGCGCGGTGCTGGATCGGGTACATGACGATGATCTCGACGAGCATTCCGAGGGCGATGGAGATGATGCAGAAGTTACCGATGGCCGTGAGCACCAGCTGGAAGTGTCCGACGTTGTTGGTGCTGTCTACCAGGTGCGCCGCCTTGCCGAAAAAGGTGTGCACGCCGGTGGCGATGACGACTGCCTCGATCTCGCCCTGCTTTACCGTGGAGCCGGAGAAGACTCCCTGGCCCGGGTGCTTGTTCACCGGCAGTGACTCGCCGGTCAGCGCCGCCTGGTCGACCTTGAGCGGATCGCCCTCGAGCAGCCTGGCATCGGCGGGGATGATGTCACCGAGCTTGATGCTGATGATGTCGCCGGGCACGAGGATGGAGGCGTCCTCCTCTTTCCATTTCCCGTCCCTGAGGACCTTGGTCTTGGGCGCGAGGCCCGCCATGAGCGCGGCCGCGGCGTTGCCGGCGTTGTTCTCCTCGATGAAGCTGATGGTGGAGTTGATAAAGAGGAGGACGACGATGCCGACGAAGTCCTGCCAGTCCGGGGGCTTGCCGCCCCCGTTGGCGAGCACGATGGCCATGATCGCCGCAGCCTCCATCACCCACGACAGCGGGTTCCACATGAAGCCCAGGAACTTGAGCAGTTTGTTCTCGGTCTTCTCCTCCAGCTTGTTGGGGCCGAAGATCTTGAGCCGGTTCTCGCCCTCGGCGCCGGACATTCCCTGCTTGCTGCATTTCAGGTGCTGGAACACCTCCTCGAGCGGCACGGTCTCCTGCAGATCAAGAAACACACCACTTTGTCAAGCTAACAGAACCGAGTATGCATGCACGAGAACGACGGCGAGAGAAAGAAGGGAGGCGTACGAGGTCGACGGTCTCGTTGCGGACGTCCTCGAGGGAGATGGACGCCATGTTTTTTAGCTGGTGTTAACGGACAGGTGGGGTGGTGTGGAGTGGCGCGCGGGGGCTCGAGGTAGGGAGGCACGCACTCCCGGTGACCGCTCACTCGCCTCTGCTGCCCGCGGGGGCCAGGCCTTCATGAAACGGGACGGAGCCGGGCCTGCCCTTGCCTCGGTCCGTGCGCTGCTTGAAGACGAGATGGCCCCGTCCCGCTTCATCGCCTCTTATACCCTCACCCCCGCGCGCGGCATGGCGGTCGTTGCCAACGGGTGGTCGCCGAGGGGCACCGCCACGCGACGCGACGCGCGCGCATCGCGTCGCGGGGCGCGCGGCTGACCGCTTCCTCGCGCGTCTCCCTCCGCTCGGCCAGCATGCCTGCCTGCCAATCGGTTCGCGTTGCGGTATCCACGGCGCCTGCGCGCGTTCGTGGCCGAATTCTGTCACGCCGACGAACTCGGCGCTGGCCATGCATAATTAGAGGCGTGCCCCGAGCGTCCATTTGGATCGTTCTCTCCTGCCGTGCGCTTGGGTGCATCTCATTGCCGTGCAGCCGGAGGCGCACCTATCCGTGACAGTATATCGTAATCTCAACCCAGTTGAGGCTAGCTAAACTAAAGCAAGTACGGCAAATACACACGGGTGTGGCGCCCATCACCGAACGAAGCTACTGGTTTGCTGTTGCCCAGCTCGTCTTTCAATTCTGATTATAGATTCTAActtaaaagcaaaagcaaaaataaataatcatATTTTAAACTGATTTTCACAATCACAAAGCAAGCTATACTACAAAATCCTACAATCTACAATCTTAATCATTTAATCCTTAGATCCTAGCAAACTAGCAATTGCAAGGCAGCCAGATGGGTGCTAGAACTTGAACTAATTTAGTAGGACGAGCAACCACTTGCTACTGCCACCTGCCAATGCTATTTGAAATGCGCATCAGGGAATGAAGCGGACTAATGGTTCACAAGAATGACAGTAACCAAGTCCGAGATTCAGCACAAGCTTCAGCATGCTCAACTAGATAAAAAATGTCACCAAATAATTGCAACCTTGATGTAACATCCTTCAATTCCATCAGGTAACAGTAAGGAGGTATATGAACCGGTTTGCATCGAAATCATCCCAATCCAAAGAAGCCACAACTGTGTAAAAAACAATTGTGCTGACTGTGGAAGCATTTTCCCATCAGGATAAATGTTCAAATCCATACAAATTTATGAGCTCTAGGCATGAATACGTTAATCCGCGTGTCAGAAGCAAAAGAACACTACCGTCGTCCCAAACCGACGCTCGCCAACTACAGTACCACGAGGCGAACCAGGGCAATTTTTAGATTCCAGTGTTGATCCGGCCTACCCCTTTCCTCCGACAGCCTCTCAGGCCTTGGAGGGGAGGGGATCCGGCGGATCCATATCTGGCATAGTTAGGTCAATTCTAATAGAGATAGTATCTGTACTTTTCtttttgctacagtaaaatatCTCTCCCTCCACATTGTATACCTCTTCAACAGAAGCTccaaatgtattttttttaagctaCAGTAATACGGTCGGGATGGAGGGGCCGGCAAATTTGCTATCTACTGTATCTACTATAGCATGCATCATCAATGTACACTAAGTATGCACATGGATCCCGGGGGAGAAAGAGAGTAatgaaagatagaaaatatgttatctgttggagatgaaaaaaaatatgtgatgctataatagtgttagagaatgctgtaataatattataggatgtgaatttttaaagtttttGTTGAAGATAGTCTTAGT
This genomic interval carries:
- the LOC133921014 gene encoding ATPase 8, plasma membrane-type-like isoform X2, which produces MASISLEDVRNETVDLETVPLEEVFQHLKCSKQGMSGAEGENRLKIFGPNKLEEKTENKLLKFLGFMWNPLSWVMEAAAIMAIVLANGGGKPPDWQDFVGIVVLLFINSTISFIEENNAGNAAAALMAGLAPKTKVLRDGKWKEEDASILVPGDIISIKLGDIIPADARLLEGDPLKVDQAALTGESLPVNKHPGQGVFSGSTVKQGEIEAVVIATGVHTFFGKAAHLVDSTNNVGHFQLVLTAIGNFCIISIALGMLVEIIVMYPIQHRAYRDGIDNLLVLLIGGIPIAMPTVLSVTMAIGSHRLSQQGAITKRMTAIEEMAGMDVLCSDKTGTLTLNKLTVDKTLIEVCGKGVDKEMVLLYAARASRVENQDAIDTCIVGMLADPKEARAGIKEVHFLPFNPVEKRTAITYIDSNGDWHRVSKGAPEQIIELCRMRKDAEKRIHSLIDSYADRGLRSLGVAYQQVPEKSKESAGDPWQFIGLLPLFDPPRHDSAETIRRALQLGVNVKMITGDQLAIGKETARRLGMGNNMYPSTSLLGDKSSEMGGLPVDELIEKADGFAGVFPEHKYEIVKRLQDRKHICGMTGDGVNDAPALKKADIGIAVDDATDAARSASDIVLTEPGLSVIVSAVLTSRAIFQRMKNYTIYAVSITIRIVLGFMLVALLWKFDFAPFMVLIIAILNDGTIMTISKDRVKPSPTPDSWKLKEIFATGVVLGTYMALVTVLFFYLAHDTDFFTASSSDSTTNADHAMQNTFGVRSIKENDKELMAALYLQVSIISQALIFVTRSRSWSFVERPGLLLVVAFLAAQLVATCIAVYANWEFCKMQGIGWGWGAAIWVFSIVTYVPLDVLKFIIRYALSGRAWNNINNKTAFTNKNDYGKGEREAQWATAQRTLHGLNQPNASSELFNDNTGYRELSELAEQAAKRAEVARLRELHTLKGHVESVVKLKGLDIETIQQSYTV
- the LOC133921014 gene encoding ATPase 8, plasma membrane-type-like isoform X1: MASISLEDVRNETVDLETVPLEEVFQHLKCSKQGMSGAEGENRLKIFGPNKLEEKTENKLLKFLGFMWNPLSWVMEAAAIMAIVLANGGGKPPDWQDFVGIVVLLFINSTISFIEENNAGNAAAALMAGLAPKTKVLRDGKWKEEDASILVPGDIISIKLGDIIPADARLLEGDPLKVDQAALTGESLPVNKHPGQGVFSGSTVKQGEIEAVVIATGVHTFFGKAAHLVDSTNNVGHFQLVLTAIGNFCIISIALGMLVEIIVMYPIQHRAYRDGIDNLLVLLIGGIPIAMPTVLSVTMAIGSHRLSQQGAITKRMTAIEEMAGMDVLCSDKTGTLTLNKLTVDKTLIEVCGKGVDKEMVLLYAARASRVENQDAIDTCIVGMLADPKEARAGIKEVHFLPFNPVEKRTAITYIDSNGDWHRVSKGAPEQIIELCRMRKDAEKRIHSLIDSYADRGLRSLGVAYQQADGFAGVFPEHKYEIVKRLQDRKHICGMTGDGVNDAPALKKADIGIAVDDATDAARSASDIVLTEPGLSVIVSAVLTSRAIFQRMKNYTIYAVSITIRIVLGFMLVALLWKFDFAPFMVLIIAILNDGTIMTISKDRVKPSPTPDSWKLKEIFATGVVLGTYMALVTVLFFYLAHDTDFFTNTFGVRSIKENDKELMAALYLQVSIISQALIFVTRSRSWSFVERPGLLLVVAFLAAQLVATCIAVYANWEFCKMQGIGWGWGAAIWVFSIVTYVPLDVLKFIIRYALSGRAWNNINNKTAFTNKNDYGKGEREAQWATAQRTLHGLNQPNASSELFNDNTGYRELSELAEQAAKRAEVARLRELHTLKGHVESVVKLKGLDIETIQQSYTV